A region from the Oceanidesulfovibrio marinus genome encodes:
- a CDS encoding methyl-accepting chemotaxis protein, with protein sequence MHAKGGECELVAQGTKAILNELDFARSIIGSITTPFVVVDTEETLCITNQGLLGILGQSGKPEDYYGWNVAEFFYGDRNRKTVLSTAMQDKRGIRKEVDFSSRDGRTLNIQIDAMPLFREKDKAVLGAICIYLDVSELRKKEAEICDQNELISRAAERATAVADNLANEADQLAAQVEQTRASTDEQRNRTSEVAGATQQMSASIMENADNARSVTELAENSRTKAGEGAAEVERTRKVILEVRDEASALRDDMTQLSEHAVRIGDVMNVINDIADQTNLLALNAAIEAARAGEAGRGFAVVADEVRKLAEKTMQATKEVGEVVRAIQTSAEKSQTSTESAVASVMRGVESSTTAGEKIQEILAIIEQTTDRVHGIAEAVAQQSMASDQVSEATNHILSSAEETAAAMDESARAVSELARMASELKSIIKDMKTQSHLEECEPEAVLAAAAARRN encoded by the coding sequence TTGCATGCGAAGGGCGGGGAATGCGAGCTTGTAGCCCAGGGGACCAAGGCCATCCTGAATGAGCTCGACTTCGCCCGCTCCATCATCGGCAGCATCACCACGCCGTTTGTGGTGGTAGATACCGAAGAGACGCTCTGCATCACAAACCAGGGCCTGCTCGGCATACTTGGCCAATCCGGCAAGCCGGAAGACTACTACGGCTGGAACGTTGCTGAGTTCTTTTATGGAGATCGCAATAGAAAGACCGTACTTTCCACGGCCATGCAGGACAAAAGAGGCATCCGCAAGGAGGTGGACTTCTCCTCCCGCGATGGCCGCACCCTGAACATCCAGATCGACGCCATGCCCCTGTTCCGGGAAAAGGACAAGGCCGTGCTCGGTGCGATCTGCATCTATCTGGACGTCTCCGAGCTGCGCAAGAAGGAAGCGGAGATCTGCGATCAGAACGAGCTCATCAGCCGCGCGGCGGAGCGCGCCACGGCCGTGGCGGACAATCTGGCCAACGAGGCAGATCAGCTCGCCGCCCAGGTGGAGCAGACACGCGCCTCAACAGACGAGCAGCGCAACCGCACCAGCGAGGTGGCCGGCGCGACCCAGCAAATGAGCGCGTCCATCATGGAAAACGCCGACAACGCGCGCTCCGTGACAGAGCTGGCCGAAAACTCCCGCACCAAGGCCGGCGAAGGTGCGGCCGAGGTGGAACGCACCCGCAAGGTGATTCTGGAGGTGCGCGACGAGGCCAGCGCCCTGCGCGACGACATGACCCAGCTCAGCGAGCACGCCGTGCGTATCGGCGACGTTATGAACGTGATCAACGACATCGCCGACCAGACCAACCTCCTCGCCCTCAACGCAGCCATCGAGGCGGCGCGCGCCGGAGAAGCAGGCCGCGGCTTTGCCGTGGTGGCGGACGAGGTGCGCAAGCTGGCCGAGAAGACCATGCAGGCCACCAAGGAGGTGGGCGAGGTGGTCCGGGCCATTCAGACCAGCGCGGAGAAGAGCCAGACCTCCACCGAATCCGCCGTGGCCTCGGTCATGCGCGGGGTGGAGTCCTCCACGACCGCCGGCGAGAAGATTCAGGAAATTCTCGCCATCATCGAGCAGACCACGGACCGCGTGCACGGCATTGCCGAGGCCGTGGCGCAGCAGTCCATGGCCAGCGACCAGGTTTCCGAGGCCACCAACCACATACTGAGCTCCGCCGAGGAGACAGCCGCCGCAATGGACGAGTCGGCCCGCGCCGTGAGCGAGCTGGCGCGCATGGCCAGCGAGCTGAAGAGCATCATCAAGGACATGAAGACGCAGTCCCACCTGGAGGAGTGCGAGCCCGAGGCCGTCCTGGCGGCAGCTGCGGCCAGAAGAAACTAG
- a CDS encoding MTH895/ArsE family thioredoxin-like protein: MAKLIQILGPGCPKCAETYDVVTQAAAEAGADVSIEKVTDFKKIASMGVFTTPAVVVDGVVKVAGRAPKKSEVAGWL; the protein is encoded by the coding sequence ATGGCAAAGCTTATTCAAATTCTGGGGCCTGGCTGCCCCAAGTGTGCAGAAACATACGACGTTGTAACCCAGGCCGCGGCAGAGGCCGGCGCAGACGTCAGCATCGAGAAAGTCACCGACTTCAAGAAGATCGCCAGCATGGGCGTGTTCACCACTCCGGCCGTGGTCGTGGACGGCGTGGTGAAGGTGGCGGGCCGGGCGCCTAAAAAATCGGAGGTTGCCGGCTGGCTATAG
- a CDS encoding carboxymuconolactone decarboxylase family protein, with translation MRFLAQLFPEFAQALDDMDALYAEKRLIDEKTYQFICLAVSIKARSKPCVLKHFKGALDAGASLQEIAYIIALVMREAAGADDCWTHDVLGDVSDIVAGKIDCGCNK, from the coding sequence ATGCGCTTTCTGGCCCAACTGTTCCCGGAGTTTGCACAGGCCCTGGACGACATGGACGCGCTCTATGCCGAAAAGCGACTCATCGACGAAAAGACCTACCAGTTCATCTGCCTGGCCGTGTCCATCAAGGCGCGGTCCAAGCCCTGCGTGCTCAAGCACTTCAAGGGCGCGCTGGACGCCGGCGCCAGCCTGCAGGAAATCGCCTACATCATCGCCCTGGTGATGCGCGAGGCCGCCGGAGCCGATGACTGCTGGACACATGACGTGCTTGGCGACGTATCCGACATCGTAGCGGGCAAGATCGATTGCGGTTGCAACAAGTAA
- a CDS encoding permease, with protein MPDSPTPPCSCSTGSAAPAPDSAPHTPWRRIALGIVLLGAWFALYKTLLPFSQWFTYSLLGFSEQSHLGSAIQFFIYDTPKVLMLLVLVVFGVGVLRSFVTVEWTRSFLAGRRESAGNVLAALLGVVTPFCSCSAVPLFIGFMTAGIPLGVTFSFLISAPMVNEIALVMLYGLLGWKVAALYFVTGISVAVAAGWVMGRMKLDNHVEDWVREIRAGEAVHADQSMTWNDRIRFGVDAVKDIVGRVWLYVVIGIAVGAAIHGYVPEGAMAGIMGKSAWWSVPVSVLIGIPMYTNAAGIIPVVDALLGKGAALGTVLAFMMSVIALSFPEMVILRKVLKPRLIACFIGVVGAGILLVGYLFNAII; from the coding sequence ATGCCTGATTCACCCACACCGCCGTGCTCCTGCAGCACGGGCAGCGCCGCGCCTGCCCCCGATTCCGCGCCGCACACGCCATGGCGTCGCATCGCCCTGGGCATCGTGTTGCTTGGGGCGTGGTTCGCGCTCTACAAAACACTGCTGCCTTTTTCGCAGTGGTTTACGTACTCGCTGCTGGGTTTCAGCGAGCAGAGCCATCTGGGCAGCGCCATCCAGTTCTTCATTTATGATACGCCCAAGGTGCTCATGCTCCTGGTGCTCGTGGTCTTCGGCGTGGGAGTGCTGCGCTCCTTCGTCACCGTGGAGTGGACGCGTTCGTTCCTGGCCGGGCGGCGGGAGTCCGCCGGCAATGTGCTCGCCGCGCTGCTCGGCGTGGTCACGCCCTTCTGCTCCTGCTCGGCCGTGCCGTTGTTCATAGGCTTCATGACCGCCGGCATTCCGCTGGGCGTCACCTTCAGCTTTCTCATCAGCGCCCCCATGGTCAATGAGATCGCCCTGGTGATGCTCTACGGCCTGTTGGGCTGGAAGGTGGCTGCGCTCTACTTTGTCACGGGCATCAGCGTGGCCGTCGCGGCCGGCTGGGTGATGGGCCGCATGAAGCTGGACAACCACGTGGAGGACTGGGTCCGCGAGATACGCGCCGGCGAGGCCGTGCACGCCGACCAGTCCATGACCTGGAACGATCGCATCCGGTTCGGCGTAGACGCGGTCAAGGACATCGTAGGCCGGGTCTGGCTCTACGTTGTCATCGGCATCGCCGTGGGCGCGGCCATCCACGGCTACGTGCCGGAGGGCGCCATGGCCGGCATCATGGGCAAGTCCGCGTGGTGGTCGGTGCCCGTCTCGGTGCTTATCGGCATCCCCATGTACACCAACGCCGCCGGGATCATCCCTGTGGTGGACGCCCTGCTGGGCAAGGGCGCGGCCCTGGGCACGGTGCTCGCGTTCATGATGAGCGTCATCGCGCTCTCGTTCCCGGAGATGGTCATCCTGCGCAAGGTGCTCAAGCCGCGGCTCATCGCCTGCTTCATCGGCGTGGTCGGCGCGGGCATCCTGCTGGTGGGTTATCTCTTCAACGCCATCATATAA
- a CDS encoding ArsR/SmtB family transcription factor → METLDPITPPPLTLFEKRARVMKALAHPSRLIIVDELSRGEQCVCRLTEAVGADISTVSKHLALLKEAGIVEDERRGKWSWYRLKVPCVLNFFHCVDNVLQAGQS, encoded by the coding sequence ATGGAAACACTCGACCCGATCACCCCGCCGCCGCTCACGCTTTTTGAAAAGCGAGCCCGTGTCATGAAAGCGCTGGCGCATCCCTCGCGCCTGATCATCGTGGACGAGCTCTCCCGCGGGGAACAGTGCGTCTGTCGCCTGACCGAGGCTGTGGGCGCAGACATATCCACCGTGTCCAAGCATCTCGCGCTGCTCAAGGAAGCCGGCATTGTGGAGGACGAACGTCGCGGCAAATGGTCGTGGTATCGTCTCAAGGTTCCGTGTGTGTTGAATTTTTTCCACTGCGTCGACAACGTCCTGCAAGCCGGGCAGTCATAA
- the hgcA gene encoding mercury methylation corrinoid protein HgcA, with product MYELHEFKDRQEIVPASAPVGCAPVSCTVDDAPCUGPKTESGFGLHDRPGYRIEPFVDGFHDTAAGPVPRLSTRLELSAVCGAIKARCGLRSNYKITPGLYCVGSPGPDAPVLVTSNYKLTVDHLRARLGGVDAWVVVLDTHGVNVWCAAGKGLFGTEEAVARVRGCGLDQAAPHAPLIFPQMGATGVVGREVAKRTGRKVLFGPLRAGDVPRYLENDFQADEAMRRVTFTLRERAVLTPVEFLLLARPLVFVFLALFVLSGVAPGLFSLHAAWARGLAACGATVLACLAGGVAAPVLLPWLPGRAFSLKGAQTGAITGLVSALLWAGGFLSGAALVLWSAAVGSYLCMNFTGSTPFTSPSGVEKEMRRYLPWQIGAAALACALWIAAAFLEG from the coding sequence ATGTACGAGCTGCACGAATTCAAGGATCGGCAAGAGATCGTCCCGGCGTCTGCTCCGGTTGGCTGCGCCCCTGTCTCCTGCACCGTGGACGACGCGCCCTGCTGAGGCCCCAAAACCGAGTCCGGCTTCGGGCTCCACGACAGACCGGGCTATCGCATCGAGCCGTTCGTAGACGGCTTTCACGACACGGCCGCAGGCCCTGTGCCGCGGCTCAGCACCCGGCTGGAGCTCTCTGCCGTGTGCGGTGCGATCAAGGCCCGTTGCGGGCTGCGCAGCAACTATAAGATCACGCCCGGCCTGTACTGCGTGGGCTCGCCCGGTCCGGACGCACCGGTGCTGGTCACCAGCAACTACAAGCTTACTGTGGATCACCTGCGCGCCCGGCTGGGCGGCGTGGACGCCTGGGTGGTGGTCCTGGATACACACGGCGTGAACGTCTGGTGCGCTGCGGGCAAAGGGCTTTTCGGCACGGAGGAGGCTGTGGCCCGGGTGCGTGGATGCGGCCTGGACCAGGCCGCGCCCCATGCGCCGCTGATCTTCCCGCAGATGGGCGCCACCGGCGTGGTCGGCCGCGAGGTCGCCAAGCGGACCGGCCGCAAGGTCCTGTTCGGACCGCTGCGCGCCGGGGACGTCCCCCGTTATCTGGAAAACGACTTTCAGGCGGACGAGGCCATGCGCCGCGTGACCTTCACGTTGCGGGAGCGCGCCGTGCTCACGCCGGTGGAGTTTCTGCTGCTGGCCAGGCCGCTTGTCTTCGTGTTTCTGGCGCTGTTTGTGCTTTCGGGCGTTGCCCCTGGTTTATTCTCCCTACATGCGGCGTGGGCGCGAGGGCTTGCCGCCTGCGGCGCTACGGTGCTGGCGTGCCTGGCCGGTGGCGTTGCCGCACCTGTCTTGTTGCCATGGCTACCGGGCCGGGCCTTCAGCCTCAAAGGTGCGCAGACCGGCGCGATCACCGGCCTGGTCTCGGCTTTGCTCTGGGCCGGCGGATTCCTGAGCGGCGCGGCCCTCGTGCTCTGGTCCGCGGCTGTGGGCTCGTATCTGTGCATGAACTTCACCGGCTCCACGCCGTTCACCTCGCCGTCCGGTGTGGAAAAGGAGATGCGCCGCTACCTGCCGTGGCAGATCGGGGCGGCGGCGCTGGCGTGCGCGCTCTGGATAGCGGCCGCATTCCTGGAGGGATGA
- the hgcB gene encoding mercury methylation ferredoxin HgcB — protein MKNFRHYSGVATLKLDRDACVGCGLCPQLCPHGVLAMDGKRARIVDPDGCMECGACAKNCPSGALSVSPGVGCASYIINKWLRGSKAAQAKNCC, from the coding sequence ATGAAGAATTTCAGACACTACAGCGGCGTGGCCACTCTGAAGCTGGACCGCGACGCCTGCGTGGGATGCGGGCTGTGTCCGCAGCTGTGCCCCCATGGTGTGCTGGCCATGGATGGGAAACGGGCGCGGATCGTGGACCCGGACGGTTGCATGGAGTGCGGCGCCTGCGCCAAAAACTGCCCCAGCGGCGCGCTTTCGGTCTCGCCGGGCGTTGGCTGCGCCTCGTACATCATCAACAAGTGGCTGCGCGGCTCCAAGGCTGCCCAAGCCAAGAACTGCTGCTGA
- a CDS encoding molybdopterin-dependent oxidoreductase: MSNTKTVVTTCTRDCPNTCGLLATVENGRLVSLKGDPNHPYTLGTTCVKAARYINRVYSKERVTHPMIRKNGEWRRATWDEAFDLIAERMKTIRDESGPEAILYYQGYGERTALKLLNRYFFNLFGGVTTLRGSLCGGTGQASQNLDFGERISHDPLDHYNSASMVLWARNPVSTNISLVPVIRDIKKRGGRIVLIDPVKTRSAALADLHITPKPGRDVYLAMATAKLILALGAQDAEFVEKHAVGFDKYAEILTRYSVMELCALADVPMDQVVSLADVFMSQRPTSILLGWGLHRHKSAHLSIRAIDALGAIAGIIGVPGGGVSQGFEEYGPYDQSYWGDELNPPRRTLLMPVIGDELLGTDDPPIRMIYVTASNPVCMAPNSDKVAEGFRKAEFVVYSGHFMDDTSDYADVFLPATTFLEEEDVMATYGHNWVGPVNRAIPPVGECRSEFDMFQGLAERLDFADRFRREAKAWIKDVCAPIWKQGCTPEQLRTGAFRLDAPMAPYEDKTFPTPSGKFQFMTEFDPAEVNGADDMFPYKLITCAPHGYICSERTIADHEPLPVIRLHPDEAARRGLENGSVVLVSSKQGQVRATLQTVEGMRRDVAAADRGGWLKAGHGLNLLTKDLASTVGMGTPYYETTVSVERCPEDEFLGLRILVVQNQERTVPAFLGKELTRLGAVLDICMPFAGDPLPETPEDFDGLVVLGGAQNAFDDENYAYFTPLMRLMRAFDAHGKPVAGICLGCQLLSRAWGGEPFSCGGLEYGFTELSLTEAGKADPVLVGPLPRLMEFHEDSFIPPANAVPLVEGEFCKNQCFRIGKASYGFQFHFEIDSKIIELWIQRFRSQQMGNYNKYSELYDDAFFETMEAELPLLLTGSQAFCSRVAANWLRLCAKRRSEAQ; the protein is encoded by the coding sequence ATGAGCAACACCAAGACTGTAGTCACGACGTGCACCAGGGATTGCCCCAACACGTGCGGCCTCCTCGCCACCGTGGAGAACGGCCGCCTCGTCTCGCTGAAAGGGGATCCAAACCACCCGTACACCCTGGGCACGACCTGCGTGAAAGCCGCTCGCTACATCAACCGCGTGTACAGCAAGGAGCGCGTGACCCATCCCATGATCCGCAAGAACGGGGAGTGGCGGCGGGCTACGTGGGACGAGGCCTTCGACCTGATTGCGGAGAGGATGAAGACCATCCGCGACGAGTCCGGCCCGGAGGCGATACTCTACTACCAGGGGTACGGCGAGCGCACCGCGCTGAAGCTGCTGAACCGCTACTTCTTCAACCTCTTCGGCGGTGTCACCACCCTGCGCGGCTCTTTGTGCGGCGGCACGGGACAGGCATCCCAGAACCTCGACTTCGGCGAACGCATCAGCCACGATCCCCTGGACCACTACAACAGCGCCTCCATGGTGCTGTGGGCGCGCAACCCGGTCTCCACCAACATCAGCCTGGTGCCAGTCATCCGCGACATCAAGAAGCGCGGCGGCCGCATCGTGCTGATCGATCCGGTCAAAACCCGCAGCGCGGCCCTGGCCGATCTGCACATCACGCCCAAGCCCGGCCGCGACGTCTACCTGGCCATGGCCACGGCCAAGCTCATCCTGGCCCTGGGCGCGCAGGACGCCGAGTTCGTTGAAAAGCACGCCGTGGGCTTTGACAAGTACGCGGAGATCCTGACCCGCTACTCCGTGATGGAACTCTGCGCCCTGGCCGACGTGCCCATGGACCAGGTCGTCTCCCTGGCCGACGTCTTCATGAGCCAGCGCCCCACCTCCATCCTGCTGGGCTGGGGCCTGCACCGCCACAAGTCGGCCCATCTCTCCATCCGCGCCATAGACGCCCTGGGCGCCATCGCCGGCATCATCGGCGTTCCCGGCGGCGGCGTGAGCCAGGGCTTCGAGGAGTACGGACCCTACGACCAAAGCTACTGGGGCGACGAGCTCAACCCGCCGCGGCGCACCCTGCTCATGCCCGTCATCGGCGACGAGCTGCTCGGCACGGACGATCCGCCCATCCGCATGATCTACGTGACGGCCTCCAATCCGGTGTGCATGGCCCCCAACTCGGACAAGGTGGCCGAAGGCTTCCGCAAGGCAGAGTTCGTGGTCTACTCCGGCCACTTCATGGACGACACCTCCGACTACGCCGACGTGTTCCTGCCGGCCACCACGTTCCTGGAAGAGGAAGACGTGATGGCCACTTATGGCCACAACTGGGTGGGTCCGGTGAACCGCGCCATCCCGCCCGTGGGCGAGTGCCGCTCCGAGTTCGACATGTTCCAGGGTCTTGCCGAGCGCCTTGACTTTGCCGACCGCTTCCGCCGCGAGGCAAAGGCCTGGATCAAGGACGTCTGCGCCCCCATCTGGAAGCAGGGCTGCACGCCGGAGCAGCTCCGGACCGGCGCCTTCCGCCTGGACGCGCCCATGGCCCCATACGAGGACAAGACATTCCCCACGCCGTCCGGCAAGTTCCAGTTCATGACCGAGTTCGACCCTGCCGAGGTGAACGGCGCAGACGACATGTTCCCGTACAAACTCATCACCTGTGCGCCCCACGGCTACATCTGCTCCGAACGGACCATTGCCGACCACGAGCCCCTGCCCGTGATTCGGCTGCACCCGGACGAGGCGGCGCGGCGCGGCCTGGAGAACGGCTCCGTGGTCCTGGTCAGCAGCAAGCAGGGCCAAGTGCGCGCCACACTGCAGACCGTGGAGGGCATGCGCCGGGACGTGGCCGCAGCGGACCGCGGCGGCTGGCTCAAGGCCGGGCACGGCCTGAACCTCCTGACCAAGGATCTGGCCAGCACCGTGGGCATGGGCACGCCGTACTACGAAACTACCGTATCCGTGGAGCGCTGCCCGGAGGACGAGTTCCTGGGCCTGCGCATCCTTGTGGTCCAGAACCAGGAGCGCACCGTCCCGGCGTTCCTGGGCAAAGAGCTGACGCGCCTGGGAGCAGTTCTGGACATTTGCATGCCCTTTGCCGGCGATCCCTTGCCCGAAACGCCGGAAGACTTCGACGGCCTGGTGGTACTGGGTGGAGCGCAAAACGCGTTTGACGACGAGAACTACGCCTACTTTACGCCGCTGATGCGCCTGATGCGCGCCTTCGATGCGCACGGCAAACCCGTGGCCGGCATCTGCCTGGGCTGCCAGCTCCTTTCCCGCGCCTGGGGGGGCGAGCCCTTCAGTTGCGGCGGCCTGGAGTACGGCTTCACGGAGCTCAGCCTGACCGAGGCGGGCAAGGCCGATCCTGTGCTTGTCGGACCATTACCCAGACTCATGGAGTTCCACGAGGACAGCTTCATCCCCCCGGCAAATGCCGTGCCTCTGGTGGAGGGCGAGTTCTGCAAGAACCAATGCTTCCGCATCGGCAAGGCGTCCTACGGCTTCCAGTTCCATTTCGAGATCGATTCGAAGATCATCGAATTGTGGATCCAACGCTTCCGCAGCCAGCAGATGGGCAACTACAACAAGTATTCGGAGCTGTACGACGACGCGTTCTTCGAGACCATGGAAGCGGAGCTGCCGCTGCTGCTCACCGGCTCGCAGGCATTCTGCAGCCGCGTGGCCGCCAACTGGCTGCGGCTGTGCGCAAAGCGGCGCTCCGAAGCGCAGTAA
- a CDS encoding radical SAM protein, translating to MLNIFVTYRCNLACPYCFAADMKAEFPQDMSPEAYGRLLRWMSHEPPPAVAFIGGEPTLHPHLLEMIEDAVDSGIAAILFTNGLFRETVTDDLAALVSNFVVNYNDPALYTKAQSRLLHANLDRLHKLGARITFSKNFSGTYSDYGYLLEGIDRYDVQNVRYDISRPAPGGLNDHFTLDEGRRILAHAVGFVRACEERGVRTGLDCSVRLCDLKDEDRRYLERVSMKFGGVCHPSMDVHPDLSASYCLPMRHLAVPDITRLAGVSALRTRLAELARPIRYANAQSECADCAEFMRRCQGGCMALTSRETPLCDGAATAIGADIS from the coding sequence ATGCTGAACATCTTCGTCACCTACCGCTGCAACCTCGCCTGCCCGTACTGCTTTGCTGCGGACATGAAGGCTGAGTTTCCGCAGGACATGAGCCCGGAGGCGTATGGCCGGCTGCTGCGCTGGATGTCCCACGAGCCGCCCCCGGCTGTGGCCTTCATCGGCGGCGAGCCCACGCTGCATCCACACCTCCTGGAGATGATCGAAGACGCGGTGGACTCCGGCATCGCGGCCATCCTGTTCACCAACGGGCTGTTCCGCGAGACGGTTACCGACGACCTGGCCGCCCTGGTGTCCAACTTCGTGGTCAACTACAACGACCCGGCCCTGTACACAAAGGCGCAGTCCAGGCTGCTGCACGCCAATCTCGACAGGCTGCACAAGCTCGGCGCGCGGATTACGTTCTCCAAGAACTTCTCCGGCACGTACTCGGACTATGGCTACCTGCTCGAAGGCATCGACCGCTACGACGTGCAGAATGTGCGCTACGACATCTCCCGACCCGCGCCCGGCGGCTTGAACGACCACTTCACCCTGGACGAAGGCCGACGCATCCTGGCCCACGCCGTGGGTTTCGTGCGTGCCTGCGAAGAGCGCGGCGTGCGCACCGGCCTGGATTGCAGCGTGCGCCTCTGCGATCTGAAGGACGAAGACCGCCGCTACCTGGAACGTGTGTCCATGAAGTTCGGCGGCGTCTGCCACCCGTCCATGGATGTGCATCCGGACCTGTCCGCCTCCTACTGTCTGCCCATGCGCCACCTGGCCGTGCCGGACATCACCCGGCTGGCCGGCGTTAGCGCTCTGCGCACCCGTCTTGCAGAGCTGGCGCGGCCCATACGGTACGCAAACGCCCAGAGTGAATGCGCCGACTGCGCCGAGTTCATGCGGCGCTGCCAGGGTGGCTGCATGGCTCTTACTTCTCGCGAAACCCCTTTGTGCGACGGCGCTGCCACCGCCATCGGAGCCGATATCTCATGA
- a CDS encoding ABC transporter ATP-binding protein: protein MSETAAIDATTALDLQHVTKRFGRSAVALDDVSLSVPPGSFTVILGAAGAGKTTTLRTIAGLESPEKGRVILAGHDVGSWEPKDRNVSMIFDNLALYPNKTGFQNIASPLRIRGESPDVIKERVEKLAATLQVAHVLGRLPKTMSGGERQRIALGRALIRTPIIFLLDEPLSSLDAKLRIELRAELRRLQRDLGYTFLMATPDYNEALAIADSVVLLRKGRVVQVAPPQELYDLPVDREAASFVGAPQINLMPASAMAEGSSSLLAAAGARLPLPAHFLRLLGNAPYEFELGIRPENLALAPLDKAGITGAVIDFEPLGLKSVLTVRNDAAELRMLVDSAAAQSVSMGQEVGVEPLNPHLMLAFDKETGLRIGADDLVN, encoded by the coding sequence ATGTCAGAAACCGCCGCCATAGACGCGACAACGGCCCTGGACCTCCAACACGTGACCAAGCGCTTCGGCCGCAGCGCCGTGGCTCTGGATGACGTGAGCCTCAGCGTGCCGCCCGGATCGTTCACGGTCATCCTGGGCGCGGCAGGCGCCGGCAAGACCACCACCCTGCGCACCATCGCCGGGCTGGAGTCGCCGGAAAAGGGCCGGGTTATCCTGGCCGGGCACGACGTGGGCTCCTGGGAACCCAAGGACCGCAACGTCTCCATGATTTTCGACAACCTGGCCCTCTACCCCAACAAGACAGGCTTCCAGAACATCGCCAGCCCCCTGCGCATCCGCGGCGAGAGCCCGGACGTTATCAAGGAGCGTGTCGAAAAGCTGGCCGCCACCCTGCAGGTGGCCCACGTGCTGGGACGACTGCCCAAGACCATGAGCGGCGGCGAACGCCAGCGCATCGCCCTGGGCCGGGCGCTCATCCGCACCCCCATCATCTTCCTGCTGGACGAGCCCCTCTCCAGCCTGGATGCCAAGCTGCGCATCGAGCTGCGCGCCGAGCTGCGGCGGTTGCAGCGCGATCTCGGCTATACCTTCCTCATGGCCACGCCGGACTACAACGAGGCCCTGGCAATCGCCGACAGCGTGGTGCTGCTGCGCAAGGGCCGCGTGGTGCAGGTGGCTCCGCCCCAGGAGCTGTACGACCTGCCCGTGGACCGCGAGGCTGCAAGCTTTGTGGGAGCGCCGCAGATCAACCTGATGCCGGCCTCCGCCATGGCCGAGGGCTCATCTTCGCTTCTGGCCGCGGCTGGAGCCAGATTGCCCCTGCCCGCACATTTTCTCCGCCTTCTGGGCAACGCGCCCTACGAGTTCGAGCTGGGCATCCGGCCGGAGAACCTGGCCCTTGCACCTCTGGACAAAGCCGGTATAACCGGCGCTGTCATTGATTTCGAGCCGTTGGGTCTCAAGTCCGTGCTTACCGTGCGCAACGACGCGGCCGAGCTGCGCATGCTGGTGGACAGCGCCGCGGCGCAGAGCGTGTCCATGGGTCAGGAGGTGGGCGTGGAGCCACTCAACCCGCACCTGATGCTGGCCTTTGACAAGGAAACCGGCCTGCGCATCGGCGCGGACGATCTTGTGAATTAA